One genomic region from Zalophus californianus isolate mZalCal1 chromosome 2, mZalCal1.pri.v2, whole genome shotgun sequence encodes:
- the SGCB gene encoding beta-sarcoglycan — protein MAAAAAAAAAEQQSSNGPVKKSMREKAVERRNVNKEHNSNFKAGYIPIDEDRLHKTGLRGRKGSLAICVIILLFILAVINLIITLVIWAVIRIGPNGCDSMEFHESGLLRFKQVSDMGVIHPLYKSTVGGRRNENLVITGNNQPIVFQQGTTKLSVEKNKTSITSDIGMQFFDPRTQNILFSTDYETHEFHLPSGVKSLNVQKASTERITSNATSDLNIKVDGRAIVRGNEGVFIMGKTIEFHMGGNMELKAENSIILNGTVMVSTSRLPSSSSGDQFGTGDWVRYKLCMCADGTLFKVQVTGQNMGCQISDNPCGNTH, from the exons atggcggcagcggcggcggcggcggcggctgagCAG caaAGTTCCAATGGTCCTGTAAAGAAGTCCATGCGTGAGAAGGCTGTCGAGAGAAGGAACGTCAATAAGGAGCACAACAGTAATTTCAAAGCCGGATACATTCCAATTGATGAAGATCGCCTCCATAAAACAGgattgagagggagaaagggcagTCTAGCCATCTGTGTCATTATCCTCTTGTTTATCCTGGCTGTCATCAATTTAATT atAACACTTGTTATCTGGGCTGTGATTCGCATCGGACCAAATGGCTGTGACAGCATGGAGTTTCATGAAAGTGGCCTGCTTCGGTTTAAGCAAGTGTCTGACATGGGAGTTATACATCCCCTTTATAAGAGCACCGTAGGAGGAAGGCGAAATGAAAACTTGGTTATCACTGGCAACAACCAGCCT ATTGTTTTTCAGCAAGGAACAACAAAGCTCAGtgtagaaaagaacaaaacttctATTACAAGTGACATTGGTATGCAATTTTTTGACCCGAGGACTCAGAATATCTTATTCAGCACAGACTATGAAACTCATGAGTTTCATTTGCCAAGTGGAGTGAAAAGTTTGAATGTTCAAAAAGCATCTACTGAAAGG attacCAGCAATGCTACTAGtgacttaaatataaaagttGACGGGCGTGCCATCGTGCGTGGAAATGAAGGTGTATTCATTATGGGCAAAACCATTGAATTTCACATGGGTGGTAATATGGAGTTAAAGGCA GAAAACAGCATCATCCTAAATGGAACTGTGATGGTTAGCACAAGTCGCCTACCTAGTTCCTCCAGTGGAGACCAGTTTGGGACTGGCGACTGGGTGCGCTACAAGCTCTGTATGTGTGCGGATGGAACGCTCTTCAAAGTACAAGTAACAGGCCAGAACATGGGCTGCCAGATCTCAGACAACCCCTGTGGAAACACTCACTAG